A stretch of the Papaver somniferum cultivar HN1 chromosome 6, ASM357369v1, whole genome shotgun sequence genome encodes the following:
- the LOC113288309 gene encoding transcription factor TCP2-like, protein MEVDDIQSHHQPCKLSRISNSRNDSNKIGRKESAADQYQQQQQDAEDEEPADQRKVININSAMINTTGGTVGGFDIGSNDNGRLRAWQSSRIFRVSRASGGKDRHSKVLTAKGLRDRRVRLSVSTAIQFYDLQDRLGYDQPSKAVEWLIKAAADAITELPSLNATFPDVPKQLLCDDKRTHHNVNLEPRLDIAEMEFDTDSAYNQHHQQQQHNLSLSKSACSSTSETSKGSVLSLSRSEIRVKARERARERTAKDKEKEKPDEAPHHTSSTGRRQQNAQSSSFTELLTGAQHNNSSSLSAAQQNLGFSNFVISKQHRPLAPTQMDYFSGGLFGGGTLRNNNHYSSSGFSTQNDYGNASQATPHTMGVPPPPFTVTADHHQQQQHPEMHQFSFLSDHLIPDTAAATAANGNEYNLNFTISSGIAGFNRGTLQSNSSQSQLPHHLQPRFSSSPSDGPNMPFFMGNVGNAASSLTPAGNQFPSGFDGRLQLCYGDGGGSHSEMKGKGKN, encoded by the coding sequence ATGGAGGTGGACGATATTCAGAGTCATCATCAGCCTTGTAAACTGTCAAGGATTAGCAACTCTAGAAACGATTCcaacaaaataggaagaaaagaaaGTGCTGCTGATcagtatcaacaacaacaacaagatgcTGAAGATGAAGAACCAGCAGATCAGAGAAAAGTTATTAACATTAACAGCGCTATGATTAACACAACTGGTGGCACTGTTGGTGGGTTTGATATTGGTAGTAATGATAATGGTAGACTTAGAGCTTGGCAATCATCAagaatttttagggtttcaagAGCTTCCGGTGGGAAAGATCGTCATAGTAAAGTGTTAACAGCAAAGGGTCTCAGAGATCGGAGAGTTCGTTTATCGGTCTCTACAGCTATACAATTTTATGATTTACAAGATCGTTTAGGATATGATCAACCTAGCAAAGCTGTTGAATGGTTGATTAAAGCTGCTGCTGATGCTATTACTGAACTTCCTTCACTCAATGCTACATTTCCAGATGTACCAAAACAACTACTATGTGATGACAAGAGAACACACCACAACGTCAATTTGGAACCAAGATTGGACATAGCTGAGATGGAATTTGATACGGATTCTGCTTATAATCagcatcatcagcagcaacaacacaatCTTTCCTTGTCAAAATCGGCTTGCAGTAGCACTTCAGAGACAAGTAAGGGTTCAGTTTTATCTCTTTCTCGATCCGAGATCCGAGTAAAAGCCAGAGAACGTGCTAGAGAAAGAACTGCTAAAGATAAGGAAAAGGAAAAACCAGATGAAGCTCCTCATCATACTTCTTCAACTGGCCGTCGTCAACAAAATGCTCAGAGCTCTTCTTTCACTGAACTTCTCACTGGTGCTCAGCATAACAATAGCTCCTCTTTATCAGCAGCCCAACAAAACCTTGGTTTTTCAAATTTTGTTATCAGTAAGCAACACCGTCCTTTAGCTCCCACACAAATGGATTATTTCAGTGGGGGTCTTTTTGGGGGAGGTACATTGAGGAATAACAATCACTACTCATCATCCGGATTTTCAACCCAAAACGACTATGGAAATGCTTCTCAGGCGACGCCCCACACAATGGGGGTACCACCACCGCCATTCACTGTTACTGctgatcatcatcagcagcagcagcatccaGAGATGCATCAGTTCTCATTTTTATCGGATCACCTTATTCCGGACACAGCTGCTGCTACCGCCGCCAATGGGAACGAATATAATCTAAATTTTACAATCTCTTCAGGCATTGCTGGTTTCAATAGGGGGACCCTTCAGTCCAATTCATCACAATCTCAGTTGCCTCATCACCTTCAACCgagattttcttcttctccttcagatGGACCAAACATGCCATTCTTCATGGGAAATGTTGGGAACGCTGCTTCTTCCCTTACACCCGCAGGGAATCAATTCCCATCTGGATTTGACGGCCGCCTTCAGCTCTGTTACGGTGATGGCGGAGGCAGTCATTCAGAAATGAAAGGAAAAGGGAAGAACTGA